Sequence from the Phragmites australis chromosome 6, lpPhrAust1.1, whole genome shotgun sequence genome:
GCACCAAAAAAGTGGGGTCTGTCGGGAAGTTCTCCGTATGTTCTCATTGGATTTCTTGGAGGTGTATCTTATCTACTAACTCAAGGGATTGATGTACGACCTAACTTGGGTGCCATATTGGCATTAGCGACAGCTGATGCAATCTTTCTTGGTGGTACTTGTCTCGCCCAAATCTCATGTTTCTGGCCTCCATACAAGCGTCGAATCCTTGTACATGAAGCAGGCCATCTTCTTACTGGTATGGCTTTACCTTTTCATTCCTTTTTGTTGTCTCATTTTCTAATAATTGACGCCACTTATATGATAGTAGTTTTCACTTTTAAGTTTTTCAATGTGTAAGTTGTGATATGTCTGACTTTTGAGATTCTACTTCGTTAATGTTCCTTACTTCATTTGAACTCATGTGTAGCCTATCTAATGGGTTGCCCGGTACGAGGAGTCATATTGGATCCATTTGTGGCGTTGCGAATGGGCATTCAGGGGCAGGTACGACTGCTGTTAATTTTGATACTATGGTTATCTATCTGTTGCGCTTGGTGTTTTTTTGTCTATTATCTCATGAACCAGTGTAATTTCTGTCCCTTGAAAACTTCACTGCACTTTTTCAGGGCTAGGCCTTAATATGGATTTTAGTACGAGGTCTTTTCTGTTCTGTGAGATTTCTAAGCTGCAGTGCACTATCAAAGTTCTGACAAGTAGTAATTTATCATCAACATTGTTGTTTTTTCAAACTACTCTCTGTGTGTGTCATATTTATATCTCTCAGATGATTAAAAACAGATGTGACCGAATTGAAAAAATGTGATGATGGACGTGTGTCTCTTTCTATGATTTAGTCTGGATGAAGCTTGATATTATACTTAAATATTTTTGATATTCTGCCATGAGATTTTAGTTCACATGATCACATCTCTTAAGATAATCAGTTGTGGtgcattcttttttctcctgaAGGATCTCAGTTATGCCACCATTCCCTTTTGCCTTTATCACCTTATGCCCTTCATATAGATACTACATGTTATAGAGATCTCATGGGTGATTCCACACCTCTGCAGGCAGGGACTCAGTTCTGGGAtgaaaagatggaaaaagaacTTGCTGAGGGTCATCTATCAAGTACAGCATTTGACAGGTACATAAACTAATTAGTACGCTTGAATATTGGCACTTGGAGTTCTTAGGCAGCATTTGCGTTTTCCTAAGCGAGAGTCGAATTGCAGGTACTGCATGATTTTGTTTGCAGGAATTGCTGCTGAAGCACTTGTTTATGGGGAGGCTGAGGGCGGAGAAAATGATGAGAATTTATTCAGGAGCTTGTGTATTCTACTGAACCCACCATTTTCTGTTGCACAGGTTCGTTTTATTTTGCTGTTATCTCTTACCTACTTGTGAATAAACCTATGTAGTCCATGAATATTTCTCCATTGCTTATCAGATGGCAAACCGAGCTCGTTGGTCAGTCATGCAATCTTATAACCTTTTGAAGTGGCATAAGAAAGCTCATAGAGCAGCGGTCAAAGCACTGGAAGGCGGACATAGCCTCAGCATTGTAATCAGAAGGATAGAAGAAGCCATTGCCTCTGACAGATAACTGGACGAACTAATCCCTTACATGTGTTCCTGTCTATCAAGGTTTCCTCGGCACCTTGCAAAAATTGCAAGGATGGATTTTCATAATTTCGTTATTTGATAGCCTCGCAGGAAAGGTTGGTACGCGTTGAAACAGGAACATCGTTCTTGAAAGAAAGGCATACAATCCCTCGATGTGGGTAAAGGAGGCCAAAGCATCAGAGGTCCAAACGAGATCAACTGATATGTTGGAGAGTTGAAGGAACTCCGAAGTTCAAGCTATGTGGTTAATAATGATGCCAGATACAGTAAATGTACATAGGAGACATCGATTCTTGATGAATATGTAAACATAGGTAGGAATAGAAATAGCTGAACAATGTGAGTACATTTGACAAAGGATGCAACCGGCACTCTGGATTGTTGCTAAACATTTTGTAATTGTGCTCCAAGTCATTTCATTTACGAACATGGCTGATTAACCATGCATTTGTTTTCGGCGACCGCTCAGGGCCCATGATAGGGAGGGGCCCCAGCCACGACAGGTTGCGCCACTAAATGGAAAGGAGTTGGGGCCCAACTTGGGAACGAGGAGAATGGCCCAACTACAAGGATCGAATGATGGAAAGGCCCAACTAAGCTTCCTTCTGCGAGAAACATTTCGTCGCCGCCGTGCGAACCCTAATCCTCTTGTTCCCTTCCACGAAGCGAGGACACGCTGAATTTGTTTACAAACATCGGTTCAACTCGTGGCCCtagtatatatttatatcattATACGTATATACTCTAAAATATCTATTAAAGATAAAAGATATAAAGTTTAAAAGATTGATAAAATCAACATATGTATTTTAATGTCGATGGTTATTGATGAACTATGCGGAGCTTAGTTATTGATGGAGTCATCATAtaccaatatatgttatacTGAAGTAATACATTGGAGACCGTATCTTATCCAAAGCGATATGAATTTATAAACGAGAGAGAGTACGATATAAGAAACTGTGGCGCCCTTAAGATTCGTGTAATGCCTGAATGTTGCCAATGTGAAACTCctcgagaaaaagaaaaaaaaaactggtgcCGTTGCCTTGATTGTCCAGGGCTCCACCGCTCCAGGCCTCCAGTCCAGGGTCAGGTCTTGCACTCTTGTGGCCGGGCCTCAGTGCTCTACATCTGCTGCCGTCGGCCCGGTTCCGGCACGACAGAGCCAGCCATGGAGCAAGCGACCCCTCCAGCCGCCGGCGTCACGGCCACCGTCGATCTCTCCCCGGCGGCCGCCGACCTCGGCGGGGTGCACCTCCTGCCCTGTGGCATCAGGCTTAACGGCGGCGCCCCTGTCTCCGACTACTTCAAGCCCAGGAGCACAGGTCCGGGTTTTTCTTGAAGGCCGCCAAGCCGCGAAGatctttttggtttttttttttttcgttcaTTTGGTTGAGGGATTAGTGGGGGAGGTGCAGGTGTGGAGGTGGAGGGGGTGAGGATGGAGGAGGCGTTCTTCCGCGGGAGGAAGCTGCAGGGCGCCACCCTCGCGCTTCCGGATGGCTACCGAGGTGAGAATGTGAGAGTAGTTTCTTCACTTCTTGGTTCTGTTTTCATCTAAGCCTACACCCTACAGGGTGTGGTAGCTTTGGTGTGGGGGAAATGTGAGATTTTTTTATCGATCCATAATGTGCATCAAGTTACGGTCTAATAGTAAGCGAtataaaatttgtgaaattgCAACTAGCTGTAACCAAATTGCTCTCTTCTTAGTTAGAATGGAGGAATTGTGTGTGCGGCACCGAGCAAAATTGAACCTTTCTTTGCAAACCTGGATCATCTAGTTCTAACTTTGAAAAAAAGAATCTTCTAATAAGTCGTGGTAATAAGAAGTGATTTGTGAGTTGTGACTCAACCGCATGTTTAAGGAGGCCCTTTGCAGAGAACCTGAAGTTTTGGTTTGAATTTGCGTGTAGAAATGTTCGTTTAATGGTGATATAGTCTTTTCTTATCTGAAGTATGTTCTTGCTTCTTGGTAGAAATGTAAAACTGTTTGGGGATGCTAAGTTTGCATGCATATCTAGATGCTTAGAGATGGTAAGTGGTGGTGGTCATGGTCACGGTTTGTCCTTCTGGATCTTCGATAGAAAATGTGAGTTGGGCCAAAGTCCTTCCATAGTATGATCGAGTTTATGATACTTCTAATATTCGTTGTAGGTTATGTATTGGAGAAGAAGAGTGGAGAAAAGGATACACATAATTTAGATGATGAGGTTAGCAATTTTGTATCCCGTGCAGAATTCCAGAACATAACCTACTGGAATCATGATACCGCGCCATCGGCAGAGGATTCCCTCCCAAGGTGCTTTCATTGGCTGACCATTGCTAATGCTGTGAGTATTTTTACCCCTAAGTTTGTTGATCCGTTTCTTGAGCAATTAACGGAcattttgtaattttgttttgccTATCCCTACTTTCTTTGGTTAGGGATAGTATATGCAGTAGGCTATCAAAACTAATCATTGAAATTACTGAAA
This genomic interval carries:
- the LOC133922606 gene encoding uncharacterized protein LOC133922606 isoform X2 is translated as MEQATPPAAGVTATVDLSPAAADLGGVHLLPCGIRLNGGAPVSDYFKPRSTGVEVEGVRMEEAFFRGRKLQGATLALPDGYREFQNITYWNHDTAPSAEDSLPRCFHWLTIANAMHKPVTAEELANMSAIQNQEN
- the LOC133922606 gene encoding uncharacterized protein LOC133922606 isoform X1; translated protein: MEQATPPAAGVTATVDLSPAAADLGGVHLLPCGIRLNGGAPVSDYFKPRSTGVEVEGVRMEEAFFRGRKLQGATLALPDGYRGYVLEKKSGEKDTHNLDDEVSNFVSRAEFQNITYWNHDTAPSAEDSLPRCFHWLTIANAMHKPVTAEELANMSAIQNQEN
- the LOC133922605 gene encoding uncharacterized protein LOC133922605, whose translation is MATPTASSPSPLASASIRTSSRKRFFTFPCSSPRLGLRLRAGSVKEWREFEDDAGSVKEWREFEDAVRSKDLSRALRFLQSVEPQEAGAAAMQVAVPVPPGRDWEVLDACIDADDMRLVGRAYQFLSDRGLLVNFGKCKNIVLEGPREVTPTVLNEMTGLEAAKLAPKKWGLSGSSPYVLIGFLGGVSYLLTQGIDVRPNLGAILALATADAIFLGGTCLAQISCFWPPYKRRILVHEAGHLLTAYLMGCPVRGVILDPFVALRMGIQGQAGTQFWDEKMEKELAEGHLSSTAFDRYCMILFAGIAAEALVYGEAEGGENDENLFRSLCILLNPPFSVAQMANRARWSVMQSYNLLKWHKKAHRAAVKALEGGHSLSIVIRRIEEAIASDR